A genomic stretch from Candidatus Methylomirabilota bacterium includes:
- a CDS encoding metallophosphoesterase has protein sequence MIIVALPDIHDNLGRLGAVAEDLSAADVVLLVGDLTNFGRQTAAERIVRVVRKYNDRILAVPGNCDYPEVDAYLTREGINLHRKSTLIDGIAFLGVGGSLPCPGRTPNEYSDRDFEAFLAEAASDLRPDAPVILVSHQPPRNTVNDLAGIGRHVGSESVRAFIETVQPLLCFTGHIHEGRGMDSIGRTKVVNPGPLWTGNYAYARVSGDNTEVEIRP, from the coding sequence ATGATTATCGTGGCGTTGCCTGACATTCACGATAACCTGGGACGTCTCGGTGCGGTCGCTGAAGATCTCTCTGCTGCCGATGTCGTCCTCCTGGTTGGGGATCTCACGAATTTCGGCCGGCAGACGGCTGCAGAACGCATCGTCCGGGTGGTGCGAAAATATAACGACCGCATTCTCGCCGTTCCGGGAAATTGTGATTATCCAGAGGTAGATGCGTACCTCACGCGTGAAGGGATCAACCTGCATCGCAAGAGCACACTCATCGACGGGATAGCCTTTCTCGGTGTGGGGGGATCGCTTCCTTGTCCAGGGAGGACCCCGAATGAGTATTCGGACCGGGACTTCGAGGCCTTTCTCGCGGAAGCGGCATCTGACCTCAGGCCCGATGCACCCGTAATCCTCGTATCCCATCAACCCCCTCGGAACACGGTGAATGACCTCGCGGGCATCGGAAGGCACGTCGGCAGTGAATCCGTCCGGGCCTTCATTGAAACGGTACAACCACTGCTTTGCTTTACGGGACACATCCACGAAGGAAGAGGGATGGATTCCATCGGACGAACGAAGGTGGTCAATCCGGGCCCCTTGTGGACCGGAAACTATGCCTATGCGAGGGTCAGCGGGGACAATACAGAGGTCGAGATACGGCCCTAG
- a CDS encoding M28 family peptidase: MRDRLERHVSMLAGEIGERNIWHPQGLEASVDYIEKVLGDSGYQVEMQEYKVEGKPVANLEAERIGTSLAGEIVVVGAHYDSVFGTPGANDNASGVAGLLEIARLLATEELSRTVRFVAFVNEEPPFFLTGDMGSRVYASRSRRRGEDIVAMLSIETIGYYSEVSGSQHYPFPFSYFYPTTANFIGFVGNFSSRRLVRRAIGTFREHTRFPSEGLAAPEWVTGVGWSDHWSFWQEGYPAIMVTDTALFRYDHYHTPQDTPEKLDYARTARVVSGLTRVVADLAGS; the protein is encoded by the coding sequence GTGCGCGACCGCCTCGAGAGGCACGTATCGATGCTCGCAGGCGAAATTGGAGAGAGAAATATCTGGCATCCTCAAGGGCTAGAGGCTTCGGTTGACTACATCGAAAAAGTATTGGGGGATTCAGGATATCAAGTCGAGATGCAAGAATACAAGGTCGAAGGTAAACCCGTAGCGAATCTTGAGGCTGAACGGATTGGAACATCTTTAGCCGGAGAAATTGTTGTCGTCGGTGCTCACTATGATTCAGTGTTTGGCACTCCCGGTGCGAACGATAACGCTTCGGGGGTCGCTGGGCTCCTTGAAATTGCACGCCTCCTTGCCACTGAGGAACTTTCTCGAACAGTACGGTTCGTAGCGTTCGTCAATGAAGAGCCCCCATTTTTCTTGACGGGGGACATGGGGAGCCGCGTGTATGCATCCAGATCACGTCGACGGGGAGAGGACATTGTGGCAATGCTCTCGATCGAGACGATCGGTTATTACTCGGAGGTTTCGGGAAGCCAGCATTACCCTTTCCCTTTCAGCTATTTTTATCCCACTACCGCCAACTTCATAGGTTTTGTCGGTAATTTTTCATCGCGCCGTTTAGTCCGTCGTGCCATAGGAACGTTTCGTGAACATACACGTTTCCCTTCCGAGGGTTTAGCCGCTCCTGAGTGGGTTACCGGGGTAGGGTGGTCGGATCATTGGTCTTTTTGGCAGGAAGGGTATCCGGCTATCATGGTTACTGATACTGCTCTGTTTCGCTATGACCACTATCATACCCCGCAAGACACGCCGGAGAAGCTTGACTATGCTCGAACGGCGCGAGTCGTTTCAGGGCTCACCCGAGTCGTTGCTGATCTTGCCGGCAGTTAA
- the fabL gene encoding enoyl-[acyl-carrier-protein] reductase FabL translates to MPSPLTGKVSLVTGASRGIGRAIAWKLASAGSDVAVNYYNSHDEAESLCEEIQGLGRRACALQGNVATPESVDEVIDAFRQEFDHLDILVSNAATGVLKPALEMTLKHWRWCMETNALALNLFAQRTVSLMPRGGRIIALSSLGANHAIPGYGFIGASKAALESLVRTLAQELGPLGIRVNAVSAGPVDTNALKFFPNREELLNSFLQRAPARRALTPDDVAGAVYLLCLPEAEMVTGHTLVVDGGFSISG, encoded by the coding sequence ATGCCGTCACCCCTCACCGGTAAGGTTTCGCTCGTTACCGGGGCGTCCCGTGGCATCGGCCGCGCGATCGCTTGGAAACTGGCCTCAGCAGGTTCTGATGTAGCGGTGAACTATTACAACAGTCACGACGAGGCCGAGTCGCTGTGCGAAGAAATTCAAGGCCTGGGCAGGCGCGCGTGCGCGCTCCAGGGCAATGTCGCCACCCCCGAAAGCGTCGATGAGGTCATTGACGCCTTCCGGCAGGAGTTCGACCACCTCGACATTCTGGTCAGCAATGCCGCGACCGGCGTGCTGAAGCCTGCGCTCGAGATGACCCTCAAACATTGGCGCTGGTGTATGGAGACCAACGCATTGGCCCTAAACCTATTTGCGCAACGCACGGTCTCGCTCATGCCACGGGGGGGGCGCATTATCGCCTTGTCCAGCCTCGGTGCAAACCACGCGATACCAGGCTACGGCTTCATCGGAGCCTCGAAAGCGGCTCTGGAGTCGCTCGTGCGCACTCTGGCACAGGAGCTCGGGCCACTCGGCATCAGAGTGAACGCGGTCAGCGCGGGACCGGTAGACACCAATGCGCTGAAGTTCTTCCCAAACCGCGAAGAGTTGCTGAACTCTTTCCTGCAACGCGCGCCGGCCCGGCGCGCACTCACGCCCGACGATGTGGCAGGCGCAGTCTACCTTCTCTGTCTCCCGGAGGCCGAAATGGTCACCGGT